The Gemella haemolysans ATCC 10379 nucleotide sequence TAAAAAGTGAATATAATGATTTTAAAGAAGCAAAAAGCGGTGAAATATTATCTAAGTTAACGTCAGATAGTATAAAGATATCAGATTGGTATTCTCAAGGTAAAGTTATTTTAGTAACGCAGTCTTTTATTTTGTTTTCTATATTGATGTTTATGTGTAGGTATAATGTTTCGATAACACTTATATTATTTTCTGTAATACTTGTATGTTTTTTTATTATAAAACAAATAAGTAAGAAGCTTTCGAATTGTATGAAGAGTGAACAGAAATTATTAGGTGAAACTAATCAATATATACTTCAGTCAATATTAGGTTATTTTGATTTAAAGCAATTAAATAAAGAACAGTACTTTATAGATTATCTTAAAGAAAATATTATAAATAAGAGAATAAAGGTCAATACTGACTTAGCAAAGTATTTTTCATTATATATAGGTATATCTGCTACTGTTGCATTTATACTACCTATTGTTTCTCTATTACTTTCAGTGTATTTTATAATATATAAAGATTTTTCCATAGGTTCGGCTATTGCAATATTTTCTACAGTTAGAATGTTAGATGAACCTATAAATTCTATATCAGATAAAATAACTGTTAGGCAGACCGCTTATAAGATAGAAAGTGAGTTGTCTAAGACTTTTAATAATAAAAGCAATGAAGAGAAAGAAGTATTAAAAATAAGTAAATTTAATAGTGTAAATGTGAATATAGCTAGTTTTTATTTTAAAGACAATCTGATTTTATCTGATTTTAGATTAAACATAAATAAGGGTGATTTTCTAGTTCTAAAAGGACGAAGTGGAGTAGGAAAGACGACGGTATCTAATCTTATATTAAGAAACTTGCAAGAGGGTGCATATAAGTTAGATGGGGAAGTCTTAATCAATGAAAAAGATATATATAAGAATAATATTCAAGTTTTAGGAGAATTTTTGAAAGTAAGTCAAGAACCATACATATATGAAGCTACAATAAGAGACAATCTTCTCTTAGGTGATTCATACGAGGATAGACTTGATGAGATAGTTAGATTATTACACCTGCAAGAATTGATTGATAAATTAGGATATAATTATTTATTGAAAGAAAACGGAAAAAACTTAAGTGGTGGAGAAAAGCAAAGATTAGAGTTGGCTAGAATATTAATAAGAAGACCTGAGTTTATTATTTTGGATGAACCGACAAGTGCTATGAATACCAATTTGAGTGAATTAATAGTAGAAAATATTTTTAACTACTTAAAAGAACACAATATTACAAGTTTAATAATAACTCATAGTAAGGAATTTGATAAATTTGCTACAGATATCATAGAAATTAAATAAGAGTAACATTATAAATATTATCGCAGATAAGTAATACTTATACATCGAGTTAGATATTAGTGACTTAGGATTTTGATTTTATAAAAATTAATTTTCCTAAGTCTTTCTTTGTTGTTTCATATAAGATATATTTTGAAGGTGCTGAATCAAAAGTTTCAAATTTTAGAAAGTTTATATGAGAATCTTAGATATAGTACTTTATTGATATCTAATTACGATTTATAAAAACTTTTTATGTATTTAACAAACTGTGTTATTGTTACTCAATAAAATCGATTCTCAAAAATAAAGATTTTTGAGGATCTCTTTATAGGATAAATTGTAATTCATTTTTAAAAGTGATATTATATGAATATAAGGGGTGAGGATTATGTCAAGAGAAGAAAAATTAAGAACTATTATTAGTACGATAGATAATTCAGAGTATAGTGCTACTAAGAAAACCACTAATAATAAATGTATGATGAAAACATTTAAAGAGGCTAATGACACTTGGCTAGCTGAAGCTTATTCTAAGAAAAAATATGCTGATTATAAACCGTTTCAATTCGTTGATGGAGAGGGAGTAAGGTGTTCAATATATTTAAGTGGCTGTTTATTCGCTTGTAAAGAATGCTTTAACGAAAGTATTCAAAACTTTAATGCAGGTCAATTATACACGAAAGAAATAGAAGATCAAATAATCCAGGATTTAAGTAATTCTTATGTGCAAGGACTAACGATTCTTGGAGGAGAGCCGTTCCTTAATACTCAGGTAGCTAGAACGTTAGCGAAAAGAGTAAGAGATGAATTCGGTTCAACAAAAGATATCT carries:
- a CDS encoding ATP-binding cassette domain-containing protein, with product MDRTKKYYDNKLYIVQLITIISILLRTIVNLTSIFIIQVILDSLISKDFERVYHFVKYLIVVLVFYFLLLFLSQYFLRKLFFLGNFSVLEYFYDKFLKSEYNDFKEAKSGEILSKLTSDSIKISDWYSQGKVILVTQSFILFSILMFMCRYNVSITLILFSVILVCFFIIKQISKKLSNCMKSEQKLLGETNQYILQSILGYFDLKQLNKEQYFIDYLKENIINKRIKVNTDLAKYFSLYIGISATVAFILPIVSLLLSVYFIIYKDFSIGSAIAIFSTVRMLDEPINSISDKITVRQTAYKIESELSKTFNNKSNEEKEVLKISKFNSVNVNIASFYFKDNLILSDFRLNINKGDFLVLKGRSGVGKTTVSNLILRNLQEGAYKLDGEVLINEKDIYKNNIQVLGEFLKVSQEPYIYEATIRDNLLLGDSYEDRLDEIVRLLHLQELIDKLGYNYLLKENGKNLSGGEKQRLELARILIRRPEFIILDEPTSAMNTNLSELIVENIFNYLKEHNITSLIITHSKEFDKFATDIIEIK
- the nrdG gene encoding anaerobic ribonucleoside-triphosphate reductase activating protein, producing the protein MSREEKLRTIISTIDNSEYSATKKTTNNKCMMKTFKEANDTWLAEAYSKKKYADYKPFQFVDGEGVRCSIYLSGCLFACKECFNESIQNFNAGQLYTKEIEDQIIQDLSNSYVQGLTILGGEPFLNTQVARTLAKRVRDEFGSTKDIWVYSGYTYEQLQNGSEDKKELLSLCDVLVDGPFMIFLKDLSLRFRGSSNQRIIDLKNSSKDNVVLYLE